One window of the Nicotiana tabacum cultivar K326 chromosome 4, ASM71507v2, whole genome shotgun sequence genome contains the following:
- the LOC107808542 gene encoding auxin-induced protein AUX22-like, producing MATELEITELRLGLPGGKLEKNEKKRVYSEITSSDQNSSNNVNYDDGNYNYCQNKNEFVGWPPVCSYRKKNSFKMYVKVSMDGAPFLRKVDLSNHKDYSQLVMALEKLFDCYGIGEALEDADKSEYVPIYEDKDGDWMLLGDVPWQMFSESCKRLRIMKRSDAKVIGIGARDFLKGMSQEK from the exons ATGGCAACAGAACTTGAAATTACTGAACTCAGGTTGGGACTTCCAGGGGggaaattggagaaaaatgagaagaaaagggTGTATTCTGAAATTACAAGCAGTGACCAGAACAGCAGCAACAACGTTAATTACGATGATGGAAATTATAACTACTGTCAAAACAAGAATGAATTTGTGGGGTGGCCGCCGGTTTGTTCTTATCGGAAAAAGAACAGCTTTAAAATGTACGTCAAAGTTAGCATGGATGGTGCGCCATTTCTTAGGAAAGTTGATTTGAGCAATCACAAGGACTATTCTCAACTTGTCATGGCTCTTGAGAAGCTCTTTGACTGCTATGGAATTG GAGAAGCATTGGAGGATGCGGACAAGTCAGAGTACGTTCCGATCTATGAAGACAAAGATGGAGATTGGATGCTTCTTGGCGATGTTCCATGGCA AATGTTCAGTGAGTCATGCAAAAGGCTAAGGATTATGAAGAGATCGGATGCGAAGGTTATAGGGATTGGAGCAAGGGACTTTCTCAAGGGAATGTCTCAAGAGAAATGA